Genomic DNA from Methylocystis sp. MJC1:
CAAGATCGACGTCCTGCAGAAGGCGGGCTTCAATCCCAACTGCATCATCCTCATGCCGCAGTGGGACACGGATAACGATTGAGGCGGCGACCCACTTCCAGGCAGGCCAAGGGCCTGACCGGGAAACCGGAGTCAAACTAGCCGCCCTTCGTCATTGCGAGGAGGCGAAGCCGACGAAGCAATCCGGGGCAGCCATTGCGGCCCTGGATTGCTTCGCTTTGTTCGCAATGACGGCGCTGGTGTTGCCCTGGATTGTCGACTTCGCCGCACTGCGAAAAACAGCGCCTCTCCCGACAACGCCGCTCTTCCCCAAGCGGCGCCGGGACAAAAACGCGGGTGTCGTCGAAGCTGGAGCCGGGCGCGACGTTTCGTCGCCGCTCGGGCGCCGCGCAAATCCCATCCAATGCAAACTTTTACCTTTGCGCGCCCGACTCACGGCGGCGTATAGATTGGGAGAGGCGAGTGATTCGCTTCTGTCTCAAAGCCTTCTCTCCAGTTGCGTGGCGCGTTCCCCGTTCAGTGCCCGGATTAAGATTTCGGGCCGCATTGCGGGCGCAAGTGAAGGTTTATTAACCAATTCCGCTTACCGTCAGAACCTAGACGGGAAGAGTCGCAGGACCAGGGGGCTGGTCCGTGACCGACGTGCGCCCATGGGCGCACGCGATCAATTCGATGGAGCTCGGTGGGGAACCAACATGCGCGTTTTATTAATCGAAGACGACAGCGCGACGGCTCAAAGCATCGAGCTCATGCTCAAATCCGAGAATTTCAACGTCTACACGACGGATCTCGGCGAAGAAGGCATCGACCTCGGCAAGCTCTACGATTACGACATCATCCTTCTCGATCTGAACCTCCCCGACATGTCGGGTTATGAGGTCCTGCGCCATCTGCGCGTCGCGAAGGTGAAGACCCCCATCCTCATTCTCTCCGGCCTCGCCGGCATCGAAGACAAGGTAAAGGGTCTCGGCTTCGGCGCCGACGACTATCTGACCAAGCCCTTCCACAAGGACGAGCTCGTCGCCCGCATTCACGCCATCGTCCGCCGCTCCAAGGGCCATGCGCAGTCGGTCATCACCACGGGCGATCTCATCGTCAATCTCGACCAGAAGACCGTCGAAGTGGGCGGCGCTCGCGTGCATCTGACCGGCAAGGAATATCAGATGCTCGAGCTCCTTTCGCTGCGCAAGGGCACAACGCTGACCAAAGAGATGTTCCTCAATCATCTCTACGGCGGCATGGACGAGCCGGAGCTCAAGATCATCGACGTCTTCATCTGCAAGTTGCGCAAGAAGCTCGCCAACGCCAGCGACGGCCGCAATTACATCGAAACGGTCTGGGGCCGCGGCTATGTGCTGCGCGAGCCGAGCGAAGCCGACGAGCGCATCACCGCCTGACGATCATCGAAGCGGCTAAGAAAAAGGCCATGTCCCGGCGGACGTGGCCTTTTCTTTTTGCGCGGCGGCCAGAGCAAAACCGCCCCGTCATTGCGAGCGAAGCGAAGCAATCCAGAGCCACATCGAGGCCCTGGATTGCTTCGTCGCTGCGCTCCTCGCAATGACGACGGTGGCTTATCCTGGATTCCGTGTCAGTCTATCAGACCGCCGCTAATAACAAAGCCCCATCGCAAACCCTTCTCAAGCCAGGCGCAACTGCGGCTGCGCCCGACGGCGCGTTTGCCAAATGCCATCGGGCGTTGTCTGCGAGAAAAAGGCGTTAGCCTCGGCGGCCGTCTCCGAGGCGCCGAGGAACAGGTACCCGCTCTCGTTCAACGCGCCGGCAAGGCGCGCGAGCACGGCGCGCTTCGTTTCCGGCTCGAAATACATCAAAACATTGCGGCAGAAGATGACATCGAAGGCGCCGAGCGCCGCATAATCGGAAAGCAAGCTGAAATCGCGAAAGTCGATGCGCGCGCGTAGATGTTCGTTCACGCGCCAGCTTGCGCCGGCGCGGTGGAAGTGACGCAATAGAAGGTTCGTCGAAAGGCCCCGCTGCACTTCGAATTGGCTGTAGCGTCCATTGCGCGCCGTCTCGACGGCGCGCGTCGAGAGATCGGTGGCGAGAATATCGAGCCTCCAGCCGCGCAGCGCCGCCGCCTCGTTTTCCAGTAGCATCGCGAGCGAATAGGCTTCCTGACCGGTCGAGCAGGCGGCGCACCAGAAACGCAGCCGACGCTCTTTCGCGCGCGAGACAAGCAGGCTCGGAAGAAGCTGCGTCCTGAAATTCTCGAACGGCGTTCGATCGCGGTAAAAGAAGGTTTCATTGGTGGTCAGCGCGTCGATGACGTCGCGCATCAGCGGGTCATTATCACCGCGCTCGAAAGCGTCAACGAGATCGGCGAAGTCGGCAAGGCCATGCGCCCGCATGACAGGCGCCAAGCGGCTTTCGACGAGATACTGCTTGTCCGCGCCGAAAGCGATGCCGGTGGCAAGAGCGATCTGACGGCGAAAGCGCGCAAAGGCGAGACTCATGCGCACGCCCTCCTCGCGAAGGCGGGCAGCAAAACTCCATGGCGCCCACCGCCGTCATTGCGAGGAGCGTAGCGACGAAGCAATCCAGCCCCCCGCGACGGCCCTGGATTGCTTCGCTTCGCTCGCAATGACAGCGTTCTGGATTCGCGATCGCTCGCTTCGCGAGCGCCCAAACAATCAAGCGGATTTCGTGAAGACACAAAAAAATGACGCATCTAACGAACGCCTTTGCACGAGAAACGCCAACACAAGCGCCTACCCAAACCCGTAACTCAGACGAGGCCGATTTCCTCGAATTTAGAACGCACGATATTCTGGTCGAAGGGCTTCATGATATATTCGTCGGCGCCCGCATGCATGGCGCGGGCGATATGTCCCACTTCGTTTTCCGTGGTGCAGAAGACGACCTTCGGCGCCGCGCCGCCCGGCATTTTGCGCAGCGCGCAGAGAAATTCGAAGCCGTCCATCTCCGGCATGTTCCAGTCGAGCAGAATGGCGTCCGGCATGGACTTCTCGCATTCCGCAAGCGCGGTCTTGCCGTCCGGCGCCTCGCTGGTGCGGAAATGCAATCCTTCGAGAATGCGACGCGCGACCTTGCGGATCACGGCGGAGTCGTCCACGACGAGAACTTGTTTCATCTCAGCTTGCTCCTGCATTTGACTTATTGGAATTGCCTTGTCTTCCATCGCGCCGACGCGGCGTCTCGCTCAATTTTGCGACACGCCGCAGCAAAGCTTCGACGTCGAGGACAGACAGAAAGCCGTCGTTCAAGCGATAGCAGCCTGCCACCATCTCCGCGAGACGCGGATCGATATGCGCCGGGCAGGCGATAAGATCGGTTTCACTCGTCGCGACGACGTCTTCCGTCGCCTCGACGAGCAGCGCATATTCCTCGCCATCATGCTCGATCCCGACAGCGAGGCCGTTGGAGCGGTCAATTGCTTCGTCGAGCCACAGACAGCGATCGAGATAAAGGGCCGTCACGATACGGCCGCGCAAATTCGTCAGCCCGGCGACCTCGCGCGGCGCAAGCGGCACAGGCGTGAGATTATCGATGTAGAAAACCGTCTTTACGTGTTCGACCGGGAGGCCCACGGTCTGGCCGCGCACCCTGATCACGAAATGACGGCTTTGCGCCACGGCGGGCGTGGCGCGCTCGCGGCTGTAGCTGAAGTCCGCGACGTCGAAGGTCATGCCGCCGCCTCCGCCATGATGCGCCGCTCGATATGTTCGCCCGAAGCGGCGACGCCGTCGAGCAGCGCCCCGAGCGTTTCGACCAGCGCCCGCCTGTCGAATTTACCGACGAGGGCGCGCACGCCACAGAGAGCCGCGGCCTCCAGGCATTTCGCCGTCTTTTGCGGGGCGAGCGCGACGACGGGCAAATCCACGCGCCCCGGCGCCTGCAACAAGGCGCGCGCCAGCGCATAACCGTCCATGTCGGGCATATCGATGTCGGTCACGGCCGCGTCGATGCGCAGCCCGCCTTCGACGAGGTCGAGCGCCTCATGGCCGGAGGCCGCCGTCGTCACGTCATAGCCGGCCGCGAGCAGGACAGGCGCCAGCATGTCGCGGAAGAATTGCTTGTCATCGACAAGCAGGATTCGCGGCCGCTTATTGATCCCGCGCGTCAGTATGCCCGGATCGGCGGTCTCGATGAAATGCGCGACGTCGAGCACCTCGACGATCTGGCCGTTTATGCTCACCGTGCCGATGATTCTCGGATCGGCGCTTTTCTTCTGGAAGGATAATTCTTCCTCGAGCACGTCGATAACTTCCTCGACGAAGAGCCCGATCGCCTGCCCGGCCCCCGCAAGAACGAGGATGGGATAAGCGCGCGAAGCGTCGAGCTGCATGCCACCCGCCGCCGGAAAGATCGGCAATAGCCGTTTTTCGTAGAGCATCGCGTAGCCATCGCCTGAAGCGACAAAGCAGTCGGCGGTCACTTCCTCGATGCGCATGACGAGCGACAGCGGCAAGGCCTTCAAGGGTCCGCCGCCTGCGCGCAGCAGAATGATCCGTGTCTTCTCGCGCTCGGGCGCGGGTGGCGCGACGAGCGCCGGGCGCGCCGGCGCGGCAAGGTTGTCGAGGCCCACGGTTTCCATGATCGCCGCAGGATCGAGGATCAGCGCGACGCCGCCGTCGCCGAGAATCGTCTGGCCGGAGAAGACCCCGATGCGCGCGAGCGGTCCGGCGAGCGGCTCGATGACGATCTCCTGAACATCCGCGATGGTTTCGACCAGAAGGCCGAACCGCACTCCGCCCACGCGGAGGATGACGGCGTAGCCGTCGCGCCGCGACGCATTGTCCGGCGCATGGAGGTCGAGAACTTCCGCGAGATCGACCAGGGGCAGCGCGTCGCCGCGCAGGCGCAAGACGGGCGCGTTGTGGATCAGTTGAATTTGGTGGTCGAAGCCTTCGCCGACGCCGACAACCTCGATCACCGCCATTTGCAGGACGGCGAAGCGGGAACGGCCGCAAGATAGGATCAGCGCCGGCGCGATGGCGAGCGTCAGCGGAATGCGCAAAATGACGGTCGAGCCCTTGCCCGCCGCCGAATTGATGAAAACCGCGCCGCCGATCGACTGGATATTGGCGCGCACGACATCCATGCCGACGCCGCGGCCCGAGATTTTCGTAATGCTCGGCGCCGTCGAAAAGCCGGGCAGCATCACGAATTCGAAAATGTCGGCGTCGTTCATCCGTGCGAGCGACTCTTTCGTGGCGAGCCCCAGCGCGCTCGCCTTCGCCTTGATGGCGTCGCGATCGAGGCCGCGGCCGTCATCCTTGATTTCGATAGTGATCTGTCCTGCGTCGTAAGTCGCGCTGACGCGAATTCGGCCGGCTTCCGGCTTGCCGAGCGCCAGACGCTCTGCGCCTGTCTCGATCCCATGATCCGCCGCGTTGCGGATGATATGCGTGAGCGGCGCGCGGATGAGCTCGATGACCTGGCGATCCAGCTCCGTGTCGCCGCCGAGCGTGACGAGTTCGATCTTCTTACCGAGCTCGAGGGACAGGTCGCGCACGAGGCGCGGCAGCGTCGCGAAAAGCCGCTCGACCGGCTGCATGCGCACCTGCATCACCGCGTCCTGCAGGTCGCCGGTGACACTCGACAGGCTCTGCACGGCGGCCTTTATGATTTCGTCGTCGCCGGCGCTCGAGAGTTCGAGAAGCTGGTTGCGGGTCAACACCAGCTCCGAGACGATCCCCACCAATCGGTCGAGCACGCCGACCGACACGCGCACCGTATCGCTCAGCCGGGCGACGCCGAGGCCGGAAATATTTTCCGCCGGGCTCGTCCCCTGCGGCGGCGTGGCGGGCAGCTTGGCGTCGTGCGACGCAAGCGTCTCTTTTGGTCGAAGGCTTGCGGCGCCCTGCTCCAGCTGCACCAACAACGCCCTGTCGTCCCCTTCGGGCTCGACCTCGTTGCGGGCGATTTCGAGAAGCAACATCGACAGGCGGTCGACCGCAGCAAGAATCAGCGACACATGAGCGGAGGTCGCCGTCGCGCCGTCGCGAAGCCGCCCGATCAACGTCTCCGTGGCGTGGGTCAGCCGCGCAACGCGCGGCAGGCTCAGAAAGCCGCTCGACCCCTTGATGGTGTGGATGTGGCGGAAAAGGCTGGCGACGAGGGCCGGGTCTGTCTGATCCTTCTCGAAACGCAGCAGCTCCACCGACGTCGCGTCGATGTGCTCTGTCGCCTCCTGAAGAAAATCCTTGAGCAGATCGTCCATGCCGCGCCCCTCGCCGACCATTGCGGCGAATGGGCGCAGTATCGGCAAGAGGGGTTAAAAGAAGCGAAATCCCATCTCGAACCTTGCAGCGCGCTGTTACGCGACCGCGCTCTGCGGCTCCTGCGACGCGGCGCTGACGGCTGCGGGCTTGGCTTCGATCGTCACGAGCTCCGGCTCGGCTGCCACGGTCACATCCAGCCCGCAGGCCTTGGCGACGAGACCCGCGTAATAGGGCTGGATCGCGCGCGCATCGAGCGACCCTTCTTCCGTCTCGCCCGCGAGCAAGGCGGGGATCGTGGCGGCAAGACGGGCGTTCGTCCCCTTGGCCTCGATCTTGAAGGAAACGTTTTCCTCGTCGCCGGACGAGGAAACCGAGATCACGCCGCCGCGCGGGATGGTCGCGTCCGCCATCAAGCATAGATTGAGCAGCAGCTTGACCTTGTTTTTCGACATCAGCGCGCGCGGGACGCTCCAGTTGAGCTGGGTGCGCTCGTCGGCGAGAAGCTGGCGGGTGACAAGCTCGGCGTCGCCCGTATCGATCGACGCGCCCTTGGAGCCGGCGGCGCCGAAGGCGAGGCGGCAGAACTGCAGCCGCGCAGAAGCCTCGCCGGCGCTGGATTTGATGAGCGCCAGCGCATGACTGCGCATCTCGGCGTCCATATCCTTGTCTTCCATCACTTCGAGCCCGTTGACGATCGCGCCGACGGGAGAGATCACGTCATGGCAGACCCGCGAGGACAGCAGGGCCGCGAGATCGAGGGCGTCGAGCGAGAACTGGGTCATTGGGCTATCCCGTTGGCGCGCGGGCGCGCGATGGTTGCGTGATGCGCTGCAGAAGTCCTTTGCCGCGAGTCAGCAAAGAAAAAGCGAACGAATCACCGCATTCAATTTTCTCGAAAGGTAACCGCGGCGGCGCAGATTGCAAATTGCAAGCGTCCGGGTCGTAAACAAAAACTAAAGGATAGTCTTATGACCGATCACTGGACGACGCCGACTTTCTCGCCGACTGACCGCGCTGGACTTGCGCGGCTTTTCGGCGATCTCGTCGTGGGCGCCGGCGCGCTGGCGATGGAGGTGCTGGCGCGCCCCAATGTCGAGTCTCGCCTCAAGGACGACAAATCTCCTGTGACTGAAGCGGACGAGCGGGTCGAGGACTATCTGCTGGCCGCGCTCGCCCGCGATCTTCCCGGCGTGCCGATCATCGCCGAGGAAGCTGCGGCGCGCGGCGAGACCGCGCCGCACGGCGAGGCCTTCCTGCTCATCGACCCAATCGACGGCACGCGCGAGTTCCTTGCGCGCAGCCCGGAATTCACCGTCAATCTCGCGCTCGTCGTCGACGGCGCGCCCGTGGCCGGGGCCATCTCCGCGCCAGCCGGGTCGAAAGTGTGGTTCGGCGGCGTCGACAGCTTTATGGCCGACGCCGCGCCCGGCGGCGCCCTGCCGGCGTCGCAGGATTGGCGGCGCCTGCATACGCGCAAGGCTCCAGCGCAGGGAATGACCGCGCTCGTCTCAAAGTCCCATCTCGATCCGGAAACGGAAGCCTTTGTCGCCCGCCTTCCAGTTGCAGAGCGCATGTCTGTCGGCTCGTCCTTGAAGTTCTGCGCAGTGGCGGAGGGAAGAGCGGATGTCTATCCCCGCTTCGGGCCGACCATGGAATGGGACACGGCCGCCGGCGACGCCATTTTACGCGCCGCCGGCGGCGTGGTGCTCGATCCCTCGGGTACCCCGCTGCGATACAACAAGTCGCGCGAAAAATATCGCAACGGCCCCTTCATCGTCTGGGGCGACCCCGCATCCGCAACGCTTTCTTAACGACGTCGCGCGACTTTTACGCAAGCTGGCGACGCCGCCGCTGGGCTGACGCATTCGCGCCGCGCGACGGCCGCACTCGACGCCGAGGCGTCGAGCATCGGTTATGCGCGTTTTGGAGTCCAAGTAACATGAGCGTTTCGTCTTCCTCCCGCCGCGACCTCATCCGTCTCGCCGCCGCCGCTGCGGCCAGCGCCGCGCTTCCCTCCCTCGCGCGCGCCGTGCAGCGGCCCGAAAGCTATACGAGCGGCGAGATCGTCGAGAACGGCCATCACTTTTTCGGCTCCATCTCGCGCGGCCTCGCCGAAGGGCTGGAGCGCGCCAACAAGCAATGGGGCAAGCCCAACGCCTATATTCTCGGCCAGGAGGCCGGCGGCGCCTTCGTCGGCGGGGTGCGTTACGGCGAAGGCACGATGTTCACGCGCAATGCCGGGCAGAAGCGCGTCTATTGGCAGGGTCCGTCGATCGGCTTCGACGCCGGCGCCGACGGCGACCGCACCATGATGCTGGTCTATAACCTGCCCGACGTCGAGGCGATCTACCGCCGCTACGCGGGCGTCAATGGCTCGGCCTATCTCGTCGGCGGATTAGGCTTCACCGCGCTAAATAACGAGGACGTCGTCGTGATGCCGGTGCGCTCGGGCGTCGGCGCGCGTCTCGGCGTCGCGCTCGGCTATCTGAAGTTCACGCCGGATTCGACCTGGAACCCCTTCTGAGGGCCCCTTGCCCTTCGACGCGTCGGACAAACTTCCCGCGAAAACCGGCGCCCGCTCGCGTCGGGCAAGCCTCGCCGCCGACCGCATCGTCGCGCTTGGCCTCAGGCATAGTTTCTGGCTCGACCTGCATCACCGCGCCGTCACGGCGCGCTGGCCGACCTTTTTCGCGGCCGCGGCGGCTGTCTTCGTTCTCTTCAACCTTGCCTTCACGGGCCTTTACTTGCTGGGCGACGACCCCATCGCCAACGCCCGGCCCGGCAGTTTCATCGACTACTTCTTCTTCAGCGTGGAGACCTTCGCCACCGTCGGCTATGGCGACATGCATCCGCGCACCTATTATGGCCACGCCCTCGCGGCGGCCGGCGCCTTCATCGGCGTCTGCGCGCTGGCGGTGACGACGGGGCTGGTCTTCACCCGCTTCGCCCGGCCCCGCGCGCGCATCCTTTTCGCCCGCACGCCGGTCCTCGCAAATTTCAACGGCGCGCCCACGCTGATGATCCGCTTCGCCAATCAGCGCCATAATATGATCCTCGACGCGAATGCCGAGCTTTGGCTCCTGCGGCTCGAAAGCTCGGCGGAGGGGGCGCTCTATCGCCGCTTCCATCGCCTCGCGCTGACGCGCGACGAGAGCCCAATTTTCTCGCTGAGCTGGACAATCATGCATGTCGTCGACGCGGCAAGTCCGCTACACGGGCTGTCATCGGACGACCTTGCTGAGAGCGAAGCCAGCCTCATCCTGATCTTTGAGGGCCAGGACGAGACATCGAGCCAGACGTTGCGCGCGCGCATGACTTATCCGCTCTGTGAGGTGGCGGTCGGGAAGGAATATGTCGACATCCTCGGCGCCGACGAAAGCGGAGCGGCAATCATCGACTACGCGCTCTTCCATGAGACGCGCGCCAGCGGGCCGGTTTGAGCGAAGCCGGCGATGCTTTGATTTCACACGCGGGACGTGGCACTCTCCCGGTTATCCCGCCCGAAGGTCCCATGGGGGCGCGAGGTTGACGTCTTGATCGAACAGGCGATGTATTTCGCGCTCGGCTTTCTCGTCGCCGGGCTCATTACCCTTCTCTTCCTGCCGGCCTTCTGGCGGCGCGCCATGCGCCTTTCCATGCGTCGGCTGCAAATGCTCGCCCCCATGTCCATGGAGGAGGTCATCGCCGAGCGCGACCTGCTGCGCGCCGATTTCGCCCTGCGCGAGCGCCGGCTGGAGCAGGAGATGGAGGCGGTGAAAGCCTCGAAAGCTGACGACCTCGCCGCCGTCGGCCGCCACGCCGCGCGCGTCGTCGAGGCGGAAACGGCGCGCAAGAAAGCCGAGGCGGATAATCGCGACATGGAATTGCGGCTGCGCGAGTCGCAGAAGATCCTGGCCGAGCGCACCGACCTTTTGCGCTCCACCGAGCTTGCGCTGCATGAGATGACCGAGCGCGCCGATCGTTGGGTCGAGCGCCTGCGGCTGCTCGAATCCGACAAGGAAGAGCTTGGCCGCGAGAAGGAGGCGCAATATAGCCGCGTCGTCGCGCATGAAGCCAAGATCGGCGCGCTGCACGAACAGAACACGCAGCTTCAGCGTGAATTTGACGCGATGAAGGAGGAATTCGCCGGCGTATCCGTCGAGGCTGACCGCGTCCCGGGCCTCGCCGAGGATTTGGAGAAGACGCAGAAAGAACTCGAAGAGACGCGCGCCGAGCGACAGACGCTGCTCCAGGAGCGCGACAAGGCGCGCGCCGAAGGCGCCGCCGAGAAGGAGCGCCGCGAGAACGAGGTCGAGCGCCTTGAAAACGCCCTGCGCGCCGCGCGGGCGGAAGCGCGCGAGGGCGCCGACAAGCTGGAGATCGCGCGCGCCGACAACGCCATGCTGCAGGGCGCCAATGAGGCGCTGCGCGCCGAGCGCGCCCAACAACGCCTCGCCGGCGCCCAGCCCTCCCAGGCCGACATCGCTGCCCTACGAGAAGCACTCGCCGGCTTCGGCAATCGCGTGGTGGATCTTGTCGAGCCCGTCCACGAGCGCGCCGGCTGACGGCGGTCGCTTGAACAGATCGCTTTGGAGTGGCGCCCCGACGCTTTGCTTGATCCAATGCAAAAGGCCCGGCGCAAACCGGGCCTTTCCGCCGCCAAAAAGGCAAGGCCGCAGTCGCATCGGATTAGAACCTGGCGACGACCGGCATGGATCTCCAGTCGAAGTGATAGTTGACGCCGACGCAGGCGATTACGCCCAGATAGTTGAACGTCGTCGTTGCGCCATTGACGATCGCGATCGAATTCGGCGCAGCAGGGTTGATCAGGAGATGGCGTCGCCAGATAGCCGACACGGCCTCTGACCGTGCCAATCCACCCGATGCCCGTAGAAGCGTTCACAACACCGCTTTGCAGATGCAGGAAGTTCTCCGCGGGGTTTGCCGTATTGCCGGAGGCTCCCGCCAAGCCGTACGACGTTCCGCCGCCCGAGATGCTGGTCCCTTGAAAATCCGTCTCGAAGCCGAGCACGACGTGCGGGCTGACCTGATAGTTGTAACCAATCTGCCCACCGCCGACGACACCGGCCTGCCCGACGCTGGCGTTCCCTGCCCGATAGCCGGACGTCCAGCCGAACGGTAGATTATACGCACCTGCCGCCCAGTCGTAGACGGAATAGCCAGTGGTCGTAACAGTTGTGGACGTGCTGACTCCGCCACCCAGGTTCACGCCGGCATAAAATCCTGTCCACATTGGCGGGGGCGGGGGCGGCGGAAGGACCGGCGGCCCCTTATGCCAGGGAAGGTCGGCTGCAAGAGCGGAGCTGGCGATCAGCGCCAGAGTCGTGACCGAAATAGCAATCTTTTCATTATCGGGGTCTCCAGGAATTGGCGATCGCTACGTGCGCTCGACGACTCCTGAGTAGCGGCGTCAAATTGCTCGCGATTTTCAGCAACGTTGCCGCTTTGCAAATGCTAAGACTGTTGGAAAAGCCTGCCTCGCTATCCGCAGCTTGACCGCCCCCGCGCCCTTTGGTTTGAAGGGCGACGTTCAAACTTTCACCGAGGCCCGCCCTTGCTCTTCGTCGCCCTTTGCTTCGACAAGCCCGGTCACGTCGACCTGCGCATGTCCACCCGCGCCGCCCATCTCACCTTTCTCGACGCGCATGCGGCGCAAGTGAAGCTCGGCGGGCCCTTTGTCGAGAACGACAAGCCGGTCGGCTCCATGCTCATCCTCGACTGTCCCGATGAAGCCTCGGCCCGCGCCTTGCTTGCGCAAGATCCTTACGCGCATGCCGGCCTTTTCGAGCGCGTCGAACTGAAGGCCTGGAAGCGCGTCGTGGGCGCGGAGCTATAGATGGCGCATTGGCTTTTGAAAAGCGAACCCTCGAAATGGTCCTGGGACCAGCAGGTCGAGGCGGGAGCGAAAGGCACGTTCTGGAACGGCGTGCGCAACCATCTCGCCAAGAAACATCTGATGGCGATGAAGAAGGGCGAACGCGGCTTCTTCTACCACTCCAACGAAGAGCGGGCGATCGTCGGGATCATCGAGATCATCAAGGAATATTACCCCGATCACACCGACGAGACCGGCAAATTCGGCATGGTCGACGTGAAGGCGGTGAAGCCTTTGAAGAAGCCCGTCACGCTGGCGCAAATCAAGTCCGAGCCGCGGCTCGCCGAGATGGTGCTCGTCAATAATTCGCGGCTCTCTGTCCAGCCGGTGACGGATGAGGAATGGGCGGTCGTGATGGAGCTGGCGGGCTAATGCCGCGCGTCGCTCAGAACCGCTTAACGGACCTCAATTATCCCCCGTTCTTCGTCGTCTCTCCCGCCACCGCCGGCTGATCCTTTAGCCCATTCTTGATCTTGTCCAGGATCTTCGGCAGGTCGTCCGGATCGGGGCTCAGATCGCGGGCATGGTTCCATTGGAACTGCGCCTCGAGCTTGCGGCCCACGCGCCAATAGGCGTCGCCCAGATGGTCGTTGATCACCGGATCAGAGGGCTTCAGGTCGATCGCCTTCTCCAGCTCGCGCACGGCGTCGTCCCACCGGCCGAGGCGGTAATAGGCCCATCCCAGGCTGTCGACAATATAGCCGTCGCGCTGGCGCAGATCGACGGCGCGGCGCAGCATCCGGAACGCCTCGTCGAGATTGATCCCCTGATCCACCCAGCTATAGCCGA
This window encodes:
- a CDS encoding YciI family protein is translated as MLFVALCFDKPGHVDLRMSTRAAHLTFLDAHAAQVKLGGPFVENDKPVGSMLILDCPDEASARALLAQDPYAHAGLFERVELKAWKRVVGAEL
- a CDS encoding EVE domain-containing protein, with amino-acid sequence MAHWLLKSEPSKWSWDQQVEAGAKGTFWNGVRNHLAKKHLMAMKKGERGFFYHSNEERAIVGIIEIIKEYYPDHTDETGKFGMVDVKAVKPLKKPVTLAQIKSEPRLAEMVLVNNSRLSVQPVTDEEWAVVMELAG